From the Ascaphus truei isolate aAscTru1 chromosome 15, aAscTru1.hap1, whole genome shotgun sequence genome, one window contains:
- the LOC142466754 gene encoding uncharacterized protein LOC142466754, with amino-acid sequence MNTIFPTVGYVIPQIIRTGNKSYNCSECGKSFSKKSHLVTHQRIHTGVKPYNCSECEKSFSHKSNLVTHQRIHTGMRPYNCSKCGKNFNQKSNLIKHQRIHTVLKPYNCSACEKSFSQKLRLVTHEISHTGVKPYNCSECEKSFSYKSALVTHQISHTGVKPYNCSECEKSFSQKSRLVAHQISHTGVKPYNCSKCEKSFSHKSTLFRHQITHTGIKPYKCSECEKSFSHKSALVTHQTIHTGVKPYNCSECRKSFSQKSALVTHQRIHMGVKPYTCSECEKSFSQKSNLIKHQRIHTGVRPYNCSECGKNFNHKSALVRHQRIHTEVKQYNCSECDKSFSHILRLLTHQISHTRVKPYKCYECEKSFCHKSALVTHQIIHTGLKPYNCSECGKSFSQKSHLVTHQAIHTGLKPYNCSECGESFRQKSALVTHQRIHRGETL; translated from the coding sequence ATGAATACCATATTTCCCACTGTAGGTTATGTTATACCGCAAATAATCCGTACAGGGAATaaatcctataactgctctgaatgtgggaaaagcttcagtaagaaatcacatcttgttacacaccaaagaatccacacaggggtgaagccctataactgctctgaatgtgagaaaagcttcagtcataaatcaaatcttgttacacaccaaagaatccacacagggatgagaccctataactgctctaaATGTGGGAAAAACTTCAATCAGAAATCAAATCTTATtaaacaccaaagaatccacacagtgctgaagccctataactgctccgcgtgtgagaaaagcttcagtcagaaattGCGTCTTGTTACACACGAAATAAgccacacaggggtgaagccctataactgctctgaatgtgagaaaagcttcagTTATAAATCAGCTCTTGTTACGCATCAAATAAgccacacaggggtgaagccctataactgctctgagtgtgagaaaagcttcagtcagaaatcACGTCTTGTTGCACACCAAATAAgccacacaggggtgaagcccTATAACTGCTCTAAATGTGAAAAAAGTTTCAGTCATAAATCAACTCTTTTTAGACACCAAATAACTCACACAGGGATTAAGCCCTATAAatgctctgaatgtgagaaaagcttcagTCATAAATCagctcttgttacacaccaaacaatccacacaggggtgaagccctataactgctctgaatgtcggaaaagcttcagtcagaaatcagctcttgttacacaccaaagaatccacatggGGGTTAAGCCCTATACatgctctgaatgtgagaaaagcttcagtcagaagtCGAATCTTATtaaacaccaaagaatccacactggagtgagaccctataactgctctgaatgtgggaaaaacttCAATCACAAATCAGCTCTTGTtagacaccaaagaatccacacagagGTGAAGCagtataactgctctgaatgtgataAAAGTTTCAGTCACATATTGCGTCTTCTTACACACCAAATAAGCCACACAAGGGTGAAGCCCTATAAATGCTatgaatgtgagaaaagcttcTGTCATAAATCAGCTCTTGTTACACATCAAATAATCCACACAGGGCTGaagccctataactgctctgaatgtgggaaaagttttagtcagaaatcgcatcttgttacacaccaagcAATCCACACAGGGCTGaagccctataactgctctgaatgtggggaaAGCTTCCGTCAGAAATCGGCTCTTGTTACACATCAAAGAATCCACAGAGgtgagaccctataa